The region TTTGATCGGTGGGATCGCCTTTCGCACCGTCGGGATCCTCAAGCAGCGCGACAGCGGCCGGGCCCGGGCCGGTGAGAGTGAAGGCGGCGACGCGAACAAGGACATCTTTATTCCGCTGGATACCGGACGCGCACGATTCGGGTACTTCACCCGAGAAGGTTCCCGTGGTAGCCGAGAGTTCGATCGCGTCGAGCTGAGCGAAATCACGTTAGCGGTCGCCGATGCCGAAGATAAAGAGGCAGCAACACGCGTCGTACCGACGGCAAATATGATTCGTGGTTTGTTGGAAAAGAGCCATGCCGGTAAAGAAGACTACCAGGTCCTCGTGCCACTAGAATTGATGGCCCAAGCAGAACACGAAAAGCGGATTTGGAATTTGGTCCTTGGGGCGATCGCCGGCATCTCGCTGCTTGTCGGTGGGATCGGGATCATGAACATCATGCTGGCCACCGTGACCGAGCGGACGCGCGAGATCGGAATCCGTCGCGCCATCGGTGCAAAACGCCGCGACATCATTCGTCAGTTCTTGTTGGAAACGACTGTCCTCTCGGCAGCCGGCGGCGTGTTGGGCGTCATGCTCGGCGTTTCGATTCCGATCGCAGTCACAATGATGGCCGGGATGAAAACGGTGACCAGTATCGGCGCGATCTTATTGGCCTTTGGGATTTCGGTTGCGACGGGAATTATCTTCGGCGTTTACCCGGCCTATAAAGCAGCCGCGATGAACCCGATTGAAGCATTGCGAAAGCAGTAGCAATCACAGCAGCGGCCGGTCTGAGCCCTTTTGCTTTGAGATCAGCCACATGGCTTTAGCCACGGTTGCGTTGCGATATCTCTAATGACGAACCCCCATCGGTTCATGGCGCACACTCATGGTCTTCGATTGAAGCTCGGCGTTTACCGTCGATCCCGCAATCACCTTGACTGAATCACAGCGCCGCACTCATTGTCATTCCCCAGACTTAGATCCGGCAAAGCCACGTAGTGTCTTCAGCCGCTGGTCAATTTCACCGAACCGCCGAATCCACTCAGACGGGTAGAGCGGGTAGTAGGCGTAAACATTGTTGACATCGGTATCCCGTCGGATGTAGGCGATCGTCTCATAGCCAACGGCGGTTTCGGCGAACGTAAACCAATCGCCTTGCCGGGTTTGTTCCAGAGTCCCCATGGTGAGATGATCGACCGCCCGCTGGGCTCGGACACGTTCAATCACCAGCCAAGGAAGTGTCGGCGGGTTTGGGTAGCCGCCCCAGAAACCACTTCGTGATTCTTGGTACGATCGCCAATGACGGATCAATGAATTCTGTCGTGATTGCTGCACAGTTTGATCGCTGGGCAGATTCACAAGTCGCTGACGAATTTCCACATTGACGCCCGATTGGTTCACCATCATTTGAAGGGCCAGCGTGCTCAACCAATCGGCATGCTCGGCCACATACAACAGTTCGTTGAACGACGATTGCCCTTCGATCGCTTGGTCGCGAACAACACGTGACCACTTTTGCAGCACATCGATCACCGCCAATTGGTCGTCAAACAACGTGGTATCCGGATGACCGATTCTCGAGATCCAAAACTGCTGTCCTTGATAGGAGCTGTGCTGCGGATCGATGAAAATCTCACTTAACCTTAGCAGCGAAATGTGTTCGCCGATATTGTCCTCATCGGCAAGTTCTTTGCTGAGGATCCAATCGAGTTCATCACCCAAAGGAATCGTAACCGGCGTCGAAAGACGAAGGCGTTGGTTCCCGGCGCCGGGGCGAATCGCAATCGGATCGCGATCGCTAGTGGGCAATTCCATCGCAAACATGTCTTGTCGCCAGGTCGATGTATTCGGAAGCATCGTCGACCAACGTATCGCCAGAACGACCAAGACCGGAAAAAGCAGTGCGGCGGCAATGTATTTAACTGATGTAAGTACGTAATGTTTGGTGTAGGCCTTTCGTTGCGTCCAAAGATTTGTCAATCGATAAGACGCGACGAATAGAATCGCAGCAGAGATCAACAGCACGCCGACTGCCCAGGGATAGAACCCGAAGACCGCCAAGACCAGAAACATGCCGGAAAAGTGCACCGCAACCGGACCCGCAAAGAAACTTAGCAACGGACGTGTCGTTGCCTGAGAAAACAAGACAGCCATCGCGTATGCCGCCAAACCACCGGCATAGATCGACAGGATCATCGCGGTCTCTTGAGCGAGATTAACCGTGATCAAGAATGGGCTGATCGCGATCAACAAGATCAGATGGATCAACACAAACGACGGCAGCAATCGAGTAACCCAGACGAGCCTTGGCGAAATACCGCGATCAAAAAAGAACGCACTCCGCCCACGAATCGAGTCGCTGTAGAATGTCAGTCCGGCGATGGCAAAACCAACGATGGCGAGCAGAATGTATCCTAACGCTCGGCTGTTTTGGTCTGCGTGGACTAGGACACCGGCGGCGATGCTGATCACGACCGCCAGAAGATAGTACCACGCATTTGGCCGGAAGCTTTGCCACAGTAATGCATGAAAGGGGCTGGGACGCCGGCCTGCCAATGCCGCTCCCAACTTGTATCCCGTCGACATCGGAGGTTGATAGGCGCTGCGAATCCGATTGGCTTTCGATAGTGCACTCCAATCACGTTCCGGGCCGGTCAACCGTTGCCGTGAAGCCAAGGTTGTTAATCCGGTAAGGGCGAGGAGAACCAAGCAAGCGATCGCGACGAACCAAAACAACGCGTCAGCGGAGAAGGGCATCGGCCGGGCGGCACCTGACCACCAGACGAACAGACCGAAGAACGCCCACAGGGCAGCCCCGAACATCGGTGCCGATGCGATCAAGCCAACGATAGCAGACCGAAAGTATGTCGCCGTGAACAAGCTGCACAATAATGCCGCAATACTGAGACCGATGGTTCCTAGCGCAGCCGGGAACGGACCGTCGACTTGTTGCTTGCTATTGGTGATATCGAAAAGAATCTCTTTTTGATGGATCCCAAATGTCACGAACAATAGCAGGGTTCCGATCAGCCAGGACCACATCAAGCAACCAAACGAGACCAAAAATTTGCTGGCGATAATCGGTTTCCAATTGGCCGGCAACGTGCGTAACCAAGCCAACGAGCCGCTGTCTTCTTCGCTACCGATCAAAAGTGCCGGGGCACCGAACGCGACCAAAAATGGGACGAACGACCAGATCGCGGTCGCTCCGCCGAGCGTATCAGATCGGCCCAAGGGGACGAGGTGACTGATCAATTCTAGTAGGATGAAAAATCCCAACGTCGACAGTGGGGCCGCAATCGCCAACGACCGTAGCAAACGGTAGTCTTTCCAAAGCAATCGCGTGAAGATTTGCACGTTCATCGTGACAACCTATGAGATCGAAGTGCGGCAAAGGTCGGGGATCAAAATAGATGAGCACCACGAATGATGCGGTGGGCTATTTAACGACTGATTCAATATTCGTTAGCTGTAGGCAACCTCGCCTGATGGTTTCGCTTCGGGCGGTTGTGACTTCGGTCGACTAGCGTGAGGATCACAGACCGCGACAAAGATTTCTTCTAGCGTTGGCGTGGCTTGATCGACTCGTACAACGCCGGCGTTCTCGTCATAGTCCTGTCGCCAGTCGTCCGCTAGATCTGTCACAATCCAGCGAAGCTGGCGTCCGTTCTTACTTTCGGTCAACACGTCACCACGTGGCAACACCACCGTCGCGTCGCTGTGATCAAGCGTTGCCGTGATGACCTGGGTGGAATCTCGAAGTGCTTGTAGAGGCTTGACTAGCTTTAACTCGCCTTCGTGAAGGATCCCGATCCAATCGGCTACGCGTTCCACTTCGCTGATCTGATGACTGGATAGCAACACGGTGTGTCCCAGTGCGGCCCGATCGACCATCGACTCCAAAAACTGGCGGCGAACCATCGGATCAAGTCCGCTCGTCGGCTCGTCTAAAATGAGTAGCGAAGGGTCGTGCGATGTCGCCAAGGCCAACGCGACCTTCGCACGTTGACCTTTGCTCATGTGCTTGATTTTGACACCGGGCGAGATGTCGAATGCCCCCAAGGCTTCGACGTAACGGCCCGGAAATAGGTCGTCATAAAAGGCGGACGTGAACCAACCGATTTCTTCGGCGGTCATCCAGTCATACATCGCCGGAGCGTCGGAGACGTAACCGGTCTTCTTGCGGATGTCTTCGCTCTCTTTTAGGCAGTGCATGCCCAAAACCTCGGCGTGCCCTGAATCCGGTTTTAGTGTACCGGTGAGGATGCGAATCATTGTGGTTTTACCCGCACCGTTTTCGCCAAGCAGCGCAAAGACAATACCCGATGGGATTTCCAAATTCACATGATCGAGCGCCTGTTTGTTACCGAACCGTTTGCTAACGTTCTTCAGTGATATGATTGAATTCATCGCGAGATTCCCAATGAAAAGTAAACGGGAAGAAAAGCCAAACAGTTAAGTGCTACCGTTGCCGCCGGCTTTCGCAGCTTCTTCAAGCTCGTTTTGCTGCCGAGTTAGCTCGGCTTCAAATAGGCTCCGTAATTCGTCTGCACTCATGCCGCCGGCGAGCGCATCAGAGAGGGCTCGGCGAAAGCTCTCGGCCACGAGCGTATTACGCGCCTTGGTGCAGCGTTTGATCGCGTCACGACGAACGATCATACCGCGTCCCCGAAGCGGTTCGAGGACGGAATCGGATTGCAATTCCTGATAAGCACGTGCGATCGTGTTCGAGTTAATCGCTAACTCGTTGGCAAGCTGCCGAACACTCGGAACCATTTGGCCGCCGACAAGGATCCCGTCAGCGACCGCCAGCTTTACCTGACGGACAATCTGCTCGTAGATCGGGATGTCTCCGTCCGGATCGATCGAAAAAAACATGGCAAACACTCTCGGTTGGAGTGATCTCGATTCGGTGTACCGCTGTCATGGTACACGGAGTCTCTGGCCTGTCAAGTATTTTCTTGTCGGTCGTCACTGGTCCAGGACCGCGATTGATTGACCGGTGCTGCGGCGAACC is a window of Roseiconus lacunae DNA encoding:
- a CDS encoding ABC transporter permease; translation: MRSSLTLLGTILGVASVIAMLSIGEGSKQDALDRIRQLGAGNVIVRSMKPALENDSSQSAASQGVVSTRSYKVNAYGLTYGDLRALNDLPTGETIVPVMMKRRDISNGRRRISQCRVVATTPELADVREIDVARGRFLQSRDLESMSNVAVLTEGAAVALFGFNDPLGKPVLIGGIAFRTVGILKQRDSGRARAGESEGGDANKDIFIPLDTGRARFGYFTREGSRGSREFDRVELSEITLAVADAEDKEAATRVVPTANMIRGLLEKSHAGKEDYQVLVPLELMAQAEHEKRIWNLVLGAIAGISLLVGGIGIMNIMLATVTERTREIGIRRAIGAKRRDIIRQFLLETTVLSAAGGVLGVMLGVSIPIAVTMMAGMKTVTSIGAILLAFGISVATGIIFGVYPAYKAAAMNPIEALRKQ
- a CDS encoding GntR family transcriptional regulator; amino-acid sequence: MFFSIDPDGDIPIYEQIVRQVKLAVADGILVGGQMVPSVRQLANELAINSNTIARAYQELQSDSVLEPLRGRGMIVRRDAIKRCTKARNTLVAESFRRALSDALAGGMSADELRSLFEAELTRQQNELEEAAKAGGNGST
- a CDS encoding ABC-2 transporter permease encodes the protein MNVQIFTRLLWKDYRLLRSLAIAAPLSTLGFFILLELISHLVPLGRSDTLGGATAIWSFVPFLVAFGAPALLIGSEEDSGSLAWLRTLPANWKPIIASKFLVSFGCLMWSWLIGTLLLFVTFGIHQKEILFDITNSKQQVDGPFPAALGTIGLSIAALLCSLFTATYFRSAIVGLIASAPMFGAALWAFFGLFVWWSGAARPMPFSADALFWFVAIACLVLLALTGLTTLASRQRLTGPERDWSALSKANRIRSAYQPPMSTGYKLGAALAGRRPSPFHALLWQSFRPNAWYYLLAVVISIAAGVLVHADQNSRALGYILLAIVGFAIAGLTFYSDSIRGRSAFFFDRGISPRLVWVTRLLPSFVLIHLILLIAISPFLITVNLAQETAMILSIYAGGLAAYAMAVLFSQATTRPLLSFFAGPVAVHFSGMFLVLAVFGFYPWAVGVLLISAAILFVASYRLTNLWTQRKAYTKHYVLTSVKYIAAALLFPVLVVLAIRWSTMLPNTSTWRQDMFAMELPTSDRDPIAIRPGAGNQRLRLSTPVTIPLGDELDWILSKELADEDNIGEHISLLRLSEIFIDPQHSSYQGQQFWISRIGHPDTTLFDDQLAVIDVLQKWSRVVRDQAIEGQSSFNELLYVAEHADWLSTLALQMMVNQSGVNVEIRQRLVNLPSDQTVQQSRQNSLIRHWRSYQESRSGFWGGYPNPPTLPWLVIERVRAQRAVDHLTMGTLEQTRQGDWFTFAETAVGYETIAYIRRDTDVNNVYAYYPLYPSEWIRRFGEIDQRLKTLRGFAGSKSGE
- a CDS encoding ABC transporter ATP-binding protein; protein product: MNSIISLKNVSKRFGNKQALDHVNLEIPSGIVFALLGENGAGKTTMIRILTGTLKPDSGHAEVLGMHCLKESEDIRKKTGYVSDAPAMYDWMTAEEIGWFTSAFYDDLFPGRYVEALGAFDISPGVKIKHMSKGQRAKVALALATSHDPSLLILDEPTSGLDPMVRRQFLESMVDRAALGHTVLLSSHQISEVERVADWIGILHEGELKLVKPLQALRDSTQVITATLDHSDATVVLPRGDVLTESKNGRQLRWIVTDLADDWRQDYDENAGVVRVDQATPTLEEIFVAVCDPHASRPKSQPPEAKPSGEVAYS